A DNA window from Purpureocillium takamizusanense chromosome 9, complete sequence contains the following coding sequences:
- a CDS encoding uncharacterized protein (EggNog:ENOG503P5HJ): protein MMVQQGARLQSPHSAAVAALYPGAAAAAAAAPRTRPAAVVPQTVTVPATTTATATSPTHAGSKRKADAQDNNNNNERLSKRLSLLNLEQNGSKLYVPVESAAHRLPPAASVIGNNNSGNGNNGDAHVGDQDDDVMHVDDTKHKVYIYNMDDELSSSSDNESDDGRLVFLPDIEKHLRQNRIPPHVLVNSDGELAGMQMVLYSDPKSLSVPEEKDGVRKAIIEARHRVRERQRLERECATMIDDGPVAGTPALQVDTTQSAAADSDYDDDAMDMD from the exons ATGATGGTGCAGCAGGGAGCCAGACTGCAATCTCCccacagcgccgccgtcgccgctttgtaccccggcgccgccgccgccgctgccgccgcaccaagAACAAGAccagcggcggtggtgcctcAGACAGTGACCGTGCCTGCGACCacgactgcgactgcgacgtcGCCCACGCATGCCGGCAGCAAGAGAAAGGCCGACGCCCAGgataacaacaacaacaatgaGCGGCTCTCCAAGCGACTGAGCCTGCTCAATCTCG AGCAGAATGGATCAAAACTCTACGTTCCCGTCGAGTCGGCGGCTCATCGACTCCCCCCTGCGGCCAGCGTCATCGGCAACAACAATAGCGGCAATGGTaacaacggcgacgcccacgtaggcgaccaagacgacgacgtgatgcacgtcgacgacacaaAGCACAAGGTCTACATCTAcaacatggacgacgagctctcgtcgtcctccgacaacgagagcgacgacggcagacTCGTCTTCCTGCCAGACATCGAGAAGCACCTGCGCCAGAACCGCATCCCGCCACACGTTCTCGTCAACAGCGACGGGGAGCTCGCCGGCATGCAGATGGTACTCTACAGCGATCCCAAGTCCCTCTCCGTGCCCGAGGAAAAGGACGGCGTgcgcaaggccatcatcgaggcGCGGCACCGCGTCCGAGAACGCCAACGGCTGGAGCGGGAGTGCGCCACCATGatcgacgacggcccagTCGCCGGGACCCCGGCGCTGCAAGTCGACACGACACAAAGCGCCGCTGCGGACagcgactacgacgacgacgcgatgGATATGGACTAG
- a CDS encoding uncharacterized protein (COG:S~EggNog:ENOG503P6UI~TransMembrane:1 (o31-53i)) yields the protein MGIRARDDVPPGWVREGDWLVPWWHSREGIIVKWVIFLVIFLLIMGYILGGYLHAKRRLRKGLQPLAYHRCLVSRRAWQPQQYQNSWPQQGGGGYYQPNAYHMGNMAAPPVYDPNRPPMYTGPPAGPPDGATKVDPSQWRTEPTRRPAEADPAPDYAPPGGGPPPPGNMR from the exons ATGGGCATACGCGCACGAGACGATGTACCGCCCGGTTGGGTGAGGGAAGGGGACTGGTTAGTGCCGTGGTGGCACAGCAGG GAGGGGATCATCGTCAAATGGGTCATTttcctcgtcatcttccTGCTCATCATGGGGtacatcctcggcggctaCTTGCACGCgaagcggcggctgcgaaaGGGCCTCCAGCCGTTGGCTTACCACCGA TGCCTGGTCAGTCGACGGGCTTGGCAACCGCAGCAGTACCAGAACAGCTGGCCACAGCAGGGCGGAGGCGGCTACTATCAGCCCAATGCCTACCACATGGGTaacatggcggcgccccccGTGTACGATCCGAATCGCCCGCCCATGTACACTGGCCCGCCGGCCGGACCTCCAGATGGGGCCACTAAGGTCGACCCGTCGCAATGGCGGACGGAGCCTACTAGGCGGCCCGCCGAGGCAGATCCCGCGCCGGACTATGCGCCGCCTGGTGGTGGGCCTCCGCCACCCGGGAACATGCGGTGA
- the HRD3 gene encoding ERAD-associated protein (EggNog:ENOG503NYAN~COG:M~COG:O~COG:T~TransMembrane:1 (n4-11c16/17o759-778i)~SECRETED:SignalP(1-22~SECRETED:cutsite=TNA-KY~SECRETED:prob=0.4449)) translates to MKSSAVCLLVLSQAAAVLGTNAKYYHDAQEEKLARRDPRNHGLGPKTDVVQEPAQPAARQPGADIVESALSELQKIPRSSRRRKHQSSGIIGATLRYLGKVIPTGPASAPSTHKPSKPVSGPLLNAVELLGEAAHQNNSDALFLLAELNFFGNYSHPRNLHASYNHYKQLATAHGNTTAQYMLGLYHSTGIGNVVPRDQAKALLYYTFAAVRGDTRAEMATAFRHHSGIGATKSCESAVRYYKRVADKAINWYRAGPPGGMSWVFQGWRISDDDGGIYGEGASVSSSGINSRKVNAYSDSTRAAIGDVIEYLDLVSQKGDSKASFNLGRIYYEGQRGLDRDYELARKYFYLAASRYWKKDNRVVESYTKDMERTAAQAAGYIGRIYLRGDGVVQNFERAKIWFDRGISLRDAQSQYGRGLMLLNGYGGKENVKLAMELLTAAANQDYAPAQVQMGRLYLDQGEPEDLRIANNHFELAARHGNIEAHYYLGEMVYHGVGRERLCGMAMSYYKTVAEKAEPLVSSWGDANDAYEAGDHELAFLEYLMAAEQGYERAQTNVAYLLDTGRSKIPFSQWLRKHRNEAELLENPGLALIYWTRSSRQSNIDSMVKMGDYYFYGIGTNQDVGKAVQCYTGASDYSQSAQALFNLGWMHENGIGLTQDFHLAKRYYDHALEVNEEAYLPVTLSLLKLRIRSAWNTLTHGSVHSIQDEPKKGKDWSLSEWIANFLEDDNIYYEDEVYNDNMYEGTIGAGEEDFDDGGVVESVVIIGITMALVFLLWWRQRIQQAHAQAEEERRRNQGAGGHPPPGNPVDGGDAFRGWAAGGVGL, encoded by the exons ATGAAGAGCTCGGCCGTGTGCTTGCTTG TCCTTTcgcaggcggccgccgtgctgggcACCAACGCAAAATACTACCATGATGCccaggaggagaagctcgcccGTCGCGACCCGCGAAATCATGGGTTGGGCCCCAAAACGGATGTAGTTCAAGAGCCTGCTCAGCCGGCCGCTCGCCAGCCAG GTGCCGATATAGTTGAATCCGCGCTCTCAGAGCTCCAAAAGATCCCGCGCTCGTCTCGACGACGAAAGCATCAGTCATCCGGCATCATTGGTGCGACGCTTCGATACCTGGGCAAAGTGATACCAACGGGGCCTGCGTCGGCTCCGTCCACCCACAAGCCCTCGAAACCCGTTTCTGGCCCTCTCTTGAACGCagtcgagctgctcggggAAGCCGCTCATCAAAACAACTCCgacgccctcttcctcctcgccgagctgaaCTTCTTTGGCAACTACAGCCATCCGCGCAACCTCCATGCCTCCTACAACCACTACAAGCAActcgccaccgcccacgGCAACACGACGGCGCAGTACATGCTGGGGCTGTATCACTCTACTGGAATTGGCAATGTCGTTCCTCGGGACCAGGCAAAAGCTCTCCTGTACTACACTTTTGCGGCCGTCAGGGGCGATACTCGAGCCGAAATGGCAACGGCATTTCGCCACCACAGCGGAATAGGCGCGACAAAGAGCTGCGAGTCGGCTGTCAGGTATTACAAGAGGGTTGCCGACAAGGCTATCAATTGGTATCGTGCCGGTCCCCCAGGTGGCATGTCGTGGGTGTTCCAGGGGTGGCGCATTTCGGACGATGACGGTGGCATAtatggcgagggcgcgagCGTGTCCAGCTCGGGCATCAACTCTCGAAAGGTGAACGCGTATTCGGactcgacgcgcgccgctATTGGCGACGTCATCGAGTATCTCGACCTCGTGTCTCAAAAAGGCGACTCGAAAGCCTCCTTCAACCTCGGACGGATCTACTATGAGGGACAGCGTGGCCTCGACAGAGACTACGAGCTTGCCAGGAAATACTTTTACCTGGCAGCATCCAGGTATTGGAAGAAGGACAACCGCGTCGTCGAATCCTATACCAAGGACATGGAGCGGACGGCAGCTCAGGCCGCTGGTTACATCGGCCGCATCTACCTGAGAGGAGACGGCGTGGTGCAAAACTTTGAGCGAGCCAAAATATGGTTTGACCGCGGCATATCGCTCCGGGACGCGCAGTCGCAGTACGGGCGGGGTCTCATGCTGCTCAACGGTTACGGTGGCAAGGAAAACGTCAAGCTGGCCATGGAATTGCtcacagccgccgccaaccaggACTATGCCCCAGCGCAAGTTCAGATGGGCAGACTTTACCTCGATCAGGGCGAACCCGAGGACCTCAGGATTGCCAACAACCACTTTGAGTTGGCTGCGAGGCACGGCAACATCGAGGCCCACTATTATCTTGGAGAGATGGTGTatcacggcgtcggccgagAAAGACTTTGCGGAATGGCCATGTCGTATTACAAGACTGTGGCAGAAAAGGCGGAGCCGCTCGTATCCTCATGGGGCGACGCAAATGACGCGTACGAGGCCGGAGATCACGAACTGGCATTCTTGGAGTATCTGATGGCCGCCGAACAGGGCTACGAGAGGGCGCAGACGAACGTGGCCTACCTGCTCGACACAGGACGATCCAAGATACCGTTTTCACAGTGGCTGCGGAAGCACAGGAACGAGGCTGAGCTCCTGGAGAACCCCGGCCTGGCTCTCATCTATTGGACGCGATCGTCAAGGCAGTCCAATATTGACTCGATGGTGAAGATGGGAGACTACTACTTCTACGGCATTGGAACCAACCAGGATGTCGGCAAGGCGGTCCAATGCTACACTGGGGCATCAGACTACTCCCAGAGCGCGCAGGCCTTATTCAACCTGGGATGGATGCACGAGAACGGCATCGGGCTGACGCAAGACTTCCACCTGGCTAAGCGCTACTATGACCACGCGTTGGAGGTCAACGAGGAGGCCTACCTTCCGGTCACGCTGAGCTTGCTCAAGCTCAGGATTCGCAGTGCTTGGAACACGCTCACCCACGGCTCTGTGCACTCGATACAAGACGAGCCAA AGAAGGGCAAGGACTGGTCGCTGTCGGAGTGGATTGCCAACTTTCTTGAAGACGATAACATCTACTACGAAGACGAAGTGTACAATGACAACATGTATGAAGGCACAATTGGtgccggagaagaagactTTGATGACGGAGGCGTGGTTGAGAGCGTGGTGATTATCGGCATCACGATGGCTCTTGTCTTCCTgctgtggtggcggcagcggatACAGCAAGCGCacgcgcaggccgaggaggagcgaAGGCGGAACCAGGGCGCAGGGGggcacccgccgccagggaATCCTGTTGACGGAGGTGATGCGTTCCGCGGGTGGGCTGCGGGAGGGGTGGGTTTGTga
- the HRD3 gene encoding ERAD-associated protein, variant 2 (EggNog:ENOG503NYAN~SECRETED:SignalP(1-22~SECRETED:cutsite=TNA-KY~SECRETED:prob=0.4449)~COG:M~COG:O~COG:T) yields MKSSAVCLLVLSQAAAVLGTNAKYYHDAQEEKLARRDPRNHGLGPKTDVVQEPAQPAARQPGADIVESALSELQKIPRSSRRRKHQSSGIIGATLRYLGKVIPTGPASAPSTHKPSKPVSGPLLNAVELLGEAAHQNNSDALFLLAELNFFGNYSHPRNLHASYNHYKQLATAHGNTTAQYMLGLYHSTGIGNVVPRDQAKALLYYTFAAVRGDTRAEMATAFRHHSGIGATKSCESAVRYYKRVADKAINWYRAGPPGGMSWVFQGWRISDDDGGIYGEGASVSSSGINSRKVNAYSDSTRAAIGDVIEYLDLVSQKGDSKASFNLGRIYYEGQRGLDRDYELARKYFYLAASRYWKKDNRVVESYTKDMERTAAQAAGYIGRIYLRGDGVVQNFERAKIWFDRGISLRDAQSQYGRGLMLLNGYGGKENVKLAMELLTAAANQDYAPAQVQMGRLYLDQGEPEDLRIANNHFELAARHGNIEAHYYLGEMVYHGVGRERLCGMAMSYYKTVAEKAEPLVSSWGDANDAYEAGDHELAFLEYLMAAEQGYERAQTNVAYLLDTGRSKIPFSQWLRKHRNEAELLENPGLALIYWTRSSRQSNIDSMVKMGDYYFYGIGTNQDVGKAVQCYTGASDYSQSAQALFNLGWMHENGIGLTQDFHLAKRYYDHALEVNEEAYLPVTLSLLKLRIRSAWNTLTHGSVHSIQDEPSTSHLCCLPRCRIPMLTSLQRRARTGRCRSGLPTFLKTITSTTKTKCTMTTCMKAQLVPEKKTLMTEAWLRAW; encoded by the exons ATGAAGAGCTCGGCCGTGTGCTTGCTTG TCCTTTcgcaggcggccgccgtgctgggcACCAACGCAAAATACTACCATGATGCccaggaggagaagctcgcccGTCGCGACCCGCGAAATCATGGGTTGGGCCCCAAAACGGATGTAGTTCAAGAGCCTGCTCAGCCGGCCGCTCGCCAGCCAG GTGCCGATATAGTTGAATCCGCGCTCTCAGAGCTCCAAAAGATCCCGCGCTCGTCTCGACGACGAAAGCATCAGTCATCCGGCATCATTGGTGCGACGCTTCGATACCTGGGCAAAGTGATACCAACGGGGCCTGCGTCGGCTCCGTCCACCCACAAGCCCTCGAAACCCGTTTCTGGCCCTCTCTTGAACGCagtcgagctgctcggggAAGCCGCTCATCAAAACAACTCCgacgccctcttcctcctcgccgagctgaaCTTCTTTGGCAACTACAGCCATCCGCGCAACCTCCATGCCTCCTACAACCACTACAAGCAActcgccaccgcccacgGCAACACGACGGCGCAGTACATGCTGGGGCTGTATCACTCTACTGGAATTGGCAATGTCGTTCCTCGGGACCAGGCAAAAGCTCTCCTGTACTACACTTTTGCGGCCGTCAGGGGCGATACTCGAGCCGAAATGGCAACGGCATTTCGCCACCACAGCGGAATAGGCGCGACAAAGAGCTGCGAGTCGGCTGTCAGGTATTACAAGAGGGTTGCCGACAAGGCTATCAATTGGTATCGTGCCGGTCCCCCAGGTGGCATGTCGTGGGTGTTCCAGGGGTGGCGCATTTCGGACGATGACGGTGGCATAtatggcgagggcgcgagCGTGTCCAGCTCGGGCATCAACTCTCGAAAGGTGAACGCGTATTCGGactcgacgcgcgccgctATTGGCGACGTCATCGAGTATCTCGACCTCGTGTCTCAAAAAGGCGACTCGAAAGCCTCCTTCAACCTCGGACGGATCTACTATGAGGGACAGCGTGGCCTCGACAGAGACTACGAGCTTGCCAGGAAATACTTTTACCTGGCAGCATCCAGGTATTGGAAGAAGGACAACCGCGTCGTCGAATCCTATACCAAGGACATGGAGCGGACGGCAGCTCAGGCCGCTGGTTACATCGGCCGCATCTACCTGAGAGGAGACGGCGTGGTGCAAAACTTTGAGCGAGCCAAAATATGGTTTGACCGCGGCATATCGCTCCGGGACGCGCAGTCGCAGTACGGGCGGGGTCTCATGCTGCTCAACGGTTACGGTGGCAAGGAAAACGTCAAGCTGGCCATGGAATTGCtcacagccgccgccaaccaggACTATGCCCCAGCGCAAGTTCAGATGGGCAGACTTTACCTCGATCAGGGCGAACCCGAGGACCTCAGGATTGCCAACAACCACTTTGAGTTGGCTGCGAGGCACGGCAACATCGAGGCCCACTATTATCTTGGAGAGATGGTGTatcacggcgtcggccgagAAAGACTTTGCGGAATGGCCATGTCGTATTACAAGACTGTGGCAGAAAAGGCGGAGCCGCTCGTATCCTCATGGGGCGACGCAAATGACGCGTACGAGGCCGGAGATCACGAACTGGCATTCTTGGAGTATCTGATGGCCGCCGAACAGGGCTACGAGAGGGCGCAGACGAACGTGGCCTACCTGCTCGACACAGGACGATCCAAGATACCGTTTTCACAGTGGCTGCGGAAGCACAGGAACGAGGCTGAGCTCCTGGAGAACCCCGGCCTGGCTCTCATCTATTGGACGCGATCGTCAAGGCAGTCCAATATTGACTCGATGGTGAAGATGGGAGACTACTACTTCTACGGCATTGGAACCAACCAGGATGTCGGCAAGGCGGTCCAATGCTACACTGGGGCATCAGACTACTCCCAGAGCGCGCAGGCCTTATTCAACCTGGGATGGATGCACGAGAACGGCATCGGGCTGACGCAAGACTTCCACCTGGCTAAGCGCTACTATGACCACGCGTTGGAGGTCAACGAGGAGGCCTACCTTCCGGTCACGCTGAGCTTGCTCAAGCTCAGGATTCGCAGTGCTTGGAACACGCTCACCCACGGCTCTGTGCACTCGATACAAGACGAGCCAAGTACGTCCCACTTGTGCTGCCTGCCCAGGTGTAGGATACCTATGCTGACCAGTTTACAGAGAAGGGCAAGGACTGGTCGCTGTCGGAGTGGATTGCCAACTTTCTTGAAGACGATAACATCTACTACGAAGACGAAGTGTACAATGACAACATGTATGAAGGCACAATTGGtgccggagaagaagactTTGATGACGGAGGCGTGGTTGAGAGCGTGGTGA
- the UNG1 gene encoding Uracil-DNA glycosylase (EggNog:ENOG503NWWC~COG:L~BUSCO:EOG09264GMT) has translation MSAVKRKTSSSATESEAKKMKANGSITSFFGAPRPKPIDASAPAPAVKFDKQKWVDSLTQEQKELLKLEIETLDPSWLAHLKDDLVTNEFLGLKKFLDRETAAGKKWFPPKEDIYSWSRHTPFSNVKVVIVGQDPYHNVNQAHGMAFSVRPPTPAPPSLKNMYKALKKDYPSFVPPPNNGGLLIPWADRGVLMLNTCLTVRAHEANSHSNRGWERFTQKVIDLVAQKRTRGVVFMAWGTPAGKRVQKVDKSRHLILQSVHPSPLSASRGFFDCGHFKAANEWLVKRYGDDGEIDWALTANTSTKKVVPLATVEEPNPKANGASSPAAAPKVAPKATPIKAEDDFGSDDEEALEEALKQAEEDAKK, from the exons ATGTCGGCAGTCAAGCGCaagacgagctcgtcggcgaccgAGTCTGAAGCCAAGAAGATGAAGGCCAACGGCAGCATCACGTCCTTTTTTGGAGCACCGAGGCCGAAGCCTATCGATGCctccgcacccgcacccgcagtCAAGTTCGACAAGCAGAAGTGGGTCGACAGCCTTACCCAAGAGCAAAAGGAGCTTCTGAAGCTTGAGATCGAGACGCTGGAcccgagctggctggcgcacCTAAAGGATGATCTCGTGACCAACGAGTTCCTGGGGCTCAAGAAGTTTCTCGACAGAGAGACGGCTGCCGGCAAGAAGTGGTTCCCACCCAAGGAAGACATTTACTCCTG GTCCCGACATACGCCGTTCAGCAACGTCAAGGTCGTCATCGTAGGCCAGGACCCATACCACAACGTGAACCAAGCGCACGGCATGGCCTTTTCCGTGCggccgcccacgccggcgcctccgtccCTCAAGAACATGTATAAGGCGCTGAAGAAGGACTACCCGAGCTTTGTGCCTCCGCCGAACAATGGCGGCTTGCTCATCCCATGGGCTGACCGCGGCGTGCTAATGCTCAATACCTGCCTCACGGTGCGCGCACACGAAGCCAACTCGCACTCCAACCGGGGCTGGGAGCGCTTCACACAAAAGGTCATTGATCTTGTTGCGCAGAAACGGACACGAGGAGTCGTCTTCATGGCTTGGGGCACTCCAGCCGGAAAGCGAGTGCAGAAGGTGGACAAGAGTCGCCACCTTATCCTACAGAGCGTCCATCCCAGCCCCCTGAGTGCGTCTCGCGGCTTCTTCGACTGCGGACACTTCAAAGCCGCAAACGAGTGGCTTGTCAAGAGGTacggtgatgacggcgagaTCGACTGGGCGTTGACTGCCAACACATCTACCAAGAAGGTTGTGCCGCTGGCAACCGTCGAGGAACCAAACCCAAAGGCTAACggggcatcgtcgcccgcggccgcgccgaaAGTCGCGCCGAAAGCCACGCCGatcaaggccgaggacgacttTGGTtccgacgatgaggaggcgctcgaggaggctCTGAAGCAGGCTGAGGAGGATGCAAAGAAGTAA
- a CDS encoding uncharacterized protein (COG:S~EggNog:ENOG503NUFE), with protein sequence MPGLFSRLKARDGLRSKKKQAAHDLASALPAKPKWDDAYARKTVEPEEIHDLLHYCTEELKARGLDIPFLLLPFRPTSDPSAVRTFVRHFFDHGYALRGETLVQELRMTEPMVISGVVKWCWSRLQGGVVGWDAYELFKVGEFDSHKARDSFKTFIPISVENGARQRIIFDFFDLIAAVAAHGKSNGFGGRQLSRMAAWWAFEHKDTGSGFDGGYKAWLSAADATSHLFFAYLRSLTPEQSPTGISLLPRSLEKLLKDTEYPPPRSQGMMTSTNKLVMMVDAVSPTPFALLRRAGHFQYRDTDRGLQEFSDYEDPVKALTEECLRVLKAISAANQSQASSAKHSTSLRDASWSRFEDMGFSTPLTEEDEDTDENGPSSRHPHAMRRTAASGTDLGRPTTPSWADFLSSGFVDDNGARSNLLLPPDKVLPPIETGIRQHSSSQSHRPRLESDRHLEPGELASITIIELDDAFWWVWMSSLAPEETAERKSAFGRCALIETRIFSARWIVMEEMVAGAAPEPQEGAYIAEKKIFFSWTKRSKTLRRKSIGKHALDQGDSNGRNFADSKTTLNGETHARVQAKAAQLRAMKDREQQAASQVTQRRGRTDAELLAEKTNSVFTLQPHIVGEASSAMKWVKKYDKGTIKDAYMANSNAGRGLTVSPGLSEHTNGASAANGLAANGSVSPGMNGRKPVEHVGPEVPAKDPAVATSTSSIRRDSVQSPPPEAKETPKQPTVEPIEQPNSPVPPPKDLTAPVVATVEADEHHVVPESPKSPKAMFQANKEKSGLRKLFARKQRASKLPDNAPADVNEMLRQSQQTPEPAVQQTPTPAATPSRSIDEEAAARSSVEPSTPAAPIPHELVTPPAHEPDVSKAAVQARSDGAAAEAQEEFSRFDQGPLADQPAFVPEDDEDDATPPPIARHPVRQASPAAPETPKEELSHSASPGVQGRWAQIRKNAAHRAATRPREDSTKVSPARAGDGGDDDTSGEETIESRVARIKARVAELTGNMEDSSAPQGAQNRR encoded by the exons atgccagGCCTCTTTTCTCGACTCAAGGCGCGGGACGGCCTTCggtccaagaagaagcaggcgGCCCACGACCTGGCCAGCGCGCTGCCCGCGAAGCCCAAGTGGGATGATGCCTACGCTCGCAAGACGGTCGAACCCGAGGAAATTCACGACCTTCTCCACTACTGCaccgaggagctcaaggcgcgAG GCCTCGACATtcctttcctcctcctgcccTTTCGCCCGACCTCCGATCCGAGCGCCGTGCGCACCTTTGTCAGACACTTTTTCGATCATGGCTACGCCCTCAGGGGCGAAACGCTCGTCCAAGAGCTTCGCATGACCGAGCCCATG GTCATATCTGGTGTTGTGAAATGGTGCTGGAGTCGACTCCaaggcggcgtcgttggctGGGACGCCTATGAGCTATTCAAGGTTGGAGAGTTTG ACTCCCACAAGGCCAGAGACTCGTTCAAGACATTCATTCCGATCAGTGTGGAGAATGGGGCTCGGCAGCGCATCATCTTCGACTTTTTTGACTTgatcgccgccgttgccgcacATGGCAAGTCAAACGGTTTCGGTGGTCGGCAGCTGTCTCGCATGGCCGCCTGGTGGGCCTTTGAACACAAAGACACCGGCAGTGGCTTCGATGGCGGCTATAAGGCGTGGCTTAG cgccgccgacgcaaCAAGCCACCTATTCTTCGCCTACCTCCGATCACTGACGCCAGAGCAGAGCCCAACCGGGATCTCTCTACTGCCCAGGTCGCTCGAGAAGCTACTCAAGGACACCGAATACCCACCTCCTAGGTCGCAGGGGATGATGACGAGCACCAACAAGTTGGTAATGATGGTCGACGCAGTGTCTCCTACTCCATTTGCCCTGCTTCGGCGTGCCGGGCATTTCCAATATCGTGACACGGATCGGGGGTTGCAAGAGTTCTCCGACTACGAAGACCCGGTCAAGGCTCTGACCGAGGAGTGCCTCCGAGTTCTAAAGGCCATCTCGGCCGCGAACCAGTCGCAGGCGTCTAGCGCCAAGCATTCGACCAGCCTGCGAGACGCATCCTGGTCGCGTTTCGAGGACATGGGCTTCAGCACCCCTCTcacggaggaggatgaggacaCCGACGAAAATGGCCCATCATCGAGGCATCCTCATGCCATGCGCCGAACCGCTGCATCGGGCACCGacctcggccggccgacgacgccatcctgGGCCGACTTCCTGTCGTCAGGCTTTGTGGACGACAATGGGGCCCGCTCGAACTTGCTTCTGCCGCCGGACAAGGTCTTGCCGCCTATTGAGACGGGAATCCGACAGCACAGCTCGTCCCAGTCCCACAGACCACGACTTGAGTCGGACCGTCATCTCGAGCCCGGTGAGCTTGCTAGCATTACCATCATTGAACTCGATGACGCTTTCTGGTGGGTCTGGATGAGCAGTCTCGCTCCGGAGGAGACTGCGGAAAGGAAGTCTGCATTTGGCAGGTGCGCGTTGATCGAGACGAGGATCTTCAGCGCTCGCTGGATTGTCATGGAGGAGatggtcgccggcgcggcgcctgaACCGCAGGAAGGCGCCTACATCGCCGAGAAGAAGATTTTCTTCAGCTGGACGAAGCGAAGCAAGACCCTCCGACGCAAATCGATTGGGAAACACGCCCTGGACCAAGGCGACAGCAACGGCAGAAACTTTGCAGACAGCAAGACGACTCTCAACGGTGAAACCCACGCAAGAGTCCAGGCCAAGGCAGCTCAGCTTCGCGCTATGAAGGATAGGGAACAGCAAGCTGCTTCCCAGGTCACtcagcgccgcggccgcaccgATGCGGAGCTTTTGGCAGAGAAGACTAACAGTGTTTTCACACTCCAACCGCACATCGTTGGCGAAGCATCGTCTGCCATGAAATGGGTCAAGAAGTACGATAAGGGCACTATCAAGGATGCCTACATGGCCAACAGCAACGCCGGACGAGGGCTCACCGTTTCTCCTGGCCTCTCGGAGCATACCAacggcgcctccgccgccaacggcttGGCTGCCAATGGTTCAGTTTCACCGGGCATGAATGGTCGCAAGCCTGTCGAACACGTCGGCCCGGAGGTGCCTGCCAAAGACCCAGCAGTGGCTACTTCGACGTCCTCGATCCGCCGAGACTCGGTCCAGTCGCCGCCTCCAGAGGCAAAGGAGACACCTAAGCAGCCGACGGTCGAGCCTATCGAGCAACCGAATAGCCCCGTGCCGCCACCCAAAGACTTGACGGCTCCCGTTGTAGCGacggtcgaggcggacgagcaTCATGTCGTGCCAGAGAGCCCGAAATCGCCAAAGGCCATGTTCCAGGCCAATAAGGAGAAGTCTGGGCTGCGGAAGCTGTTCGCCCGGAAGCAGCGGGCATCCAAGCTACCAGACAACGCTCCCGCCGACGTGAATGAGATGCTGCGACAAAGTCAACAAACTCCAGAGCCTGCTGTGCAGCAGACGCCAACCCCAGCGGCTACACCGTCGCGATCCATCGATGAGGAGGCAGCCGCGCGGAGCTCGGTTGAACCGTCCACCCCAGCGGCACCTATCCCTCACGAGCTGGTGACCCCTCCGGCTCATGAGCCTGATGTGTCCAAAGCGGCTGTGCAGGCGCGGtcggacggcgccgccgccgaggcacaAGAGGAGTTCTCTCGCTTCGACCAAGGACCTTTAGCCGACCAGCCTGCATTTgtgcccgaggacgacgaggacgacgccacACCTCCCCCAATCGCGCGTCATCCTGTCCGTCAAGCATCGCCCGCTGCGCCAGAGACGCCAAAAGAGGAGCTTAGCCACAGTGCTAGCCCTGGCGTACAGGGCCGATGGGCTCAGATCCGGAAGAACGCGGCGCACAGGGCAGCGACACGCCCCAGGGAAGACAGTACGAAAGTCAGCCCCGCCCgagccggcgatggcggcgacgacgatacaAGTGGAGAAGAGA CAATCGAGTCGAGAGTCGCTCGCATCAAGGCTCGAGTTGCCGAACTGACGGGCAATATGGAAGACAGCAGTGCGCCCCAGGGAGCACAGAACCGCCGTTAG